Genomic DNA from Corylus avellana chromosome ca4, CavTom2PMs-1.0:
atctttttctttgtatacCCAAAAAGGCTCATAAGTTGATGGTGACCTTTTTTTGATAAACAGAAAGTTTTAATTGTGTTTGATTGATTTCAGTAGAATTTGTCCCGTGACACCTAGGTAAATGACTTTATGCTCCAGACATGTCTTCTACAATAACTCTTTTTTGGGTATTGTTTGATGATGATTTTGAGGTGGTAATTCATATGGTAATGATGGGTGTTTGGGAATTTGAAGAAGATGTGGCTAGCTGTTAGGCATCACTATTTGATCATGAGGGTTTGGGATTTTGAGGCGTGTCTAATGGAGTTTTGGGTAGGGTTGTAATTTTCAATACGGTCTATAAATTTAACACCAagttaacataaaattaaaccTGTCgagttaagatttttttttttcttcagtcaGTCGAGTTAAGGTTAAACTAAACAGTCTTATACTTAcaacatgtttgagattgtgtttagaaaatagaatttttaagtcaattttattttattttattttttattttttattttattattatttttttgcaatgaATAATGATATAAGTAGGACTAAAGTcttcccaaatgtgatgtggcatttaaaatcaccaataaatcaaaattcaataatgatcatcttaaatttaatggtgatttttttaaaatatatatatatttgggagGACTCTAAGAAGGTTCTAGTCCttcttatattattacttttttcatttttaagtttgacAAAAGTACGTTTTCGCtattttttgagtaaaaaagtcatagaagtacttttgaaaatttttaccaaacatatcaGCTTTTGTTTtgcacaactttttaggtactaaaaatactttttaagttcTCTAATCCAATACCAAACAAACTCTTACATATCGACACGACCTAAACCTGACACACAAATACAAATTATCATATGTGACATTTCAATAGACGATCATTTTAAAGGTGGTTAAAATGGCTTATGGGCATGAATCCTTAATGGGCTATGATGAGTCTCAAGTGTTTGAAAAGAGAACTTTTGGGCCCATTGATCCAAACCAAAAACTGGAAAAAGCCATATTACCAACCGACCACTCGATCTGCATTGCAGAGATAACATGGATGGGTCATGGACTCATTGGTGTGATTCCATCATTGGAATCTGACAAACAGACAAAAGAAGGAAACAATCAGATTGGTGGGTGATCAACCCTAATTCCTAAATGAATCTGTCCCAACTCCCAACATTCTCACAACCAAGTCCTTCTAATTTTGTTCCAAGGAAACTTGAAATGCATTAAACTAATAACGAGAGATTACAAGCTGTGGTGTGCTCCTTGTAGGCTCAAGGTGGATCTTAAATGATAATCTCTATTTCATTcgaaataaaaatagagaaatcATGATGGATCGAGTTGgtggaaagagagaaaattagtGTGATGAATGTTAATATTATTAGGGATGGTAATTCGTGTTAGTGTATTGAGTTTCAGTTGTGTTGACGGATGGGTGTAAGGTTGTATAGGTCAACTCAAATCcgaattatttaattaaataaatcaaaacacaTCAAtcataattcattaattttgtgttgagataaaaattaattataatccAACGCATTTAATTgactaattttatttaaaatatatataaatttatgaATCGCGTCAAAAAGCTGTTAGTCGGTAAAGTGGTGTgagagtgaaagaaagaggacAATCCACTTAAAAATggagaaatggaaaagattgtTGAGAATCTTTTGAGATTTTAAGAGGCGTTAACGGGAACAAAGGGTGCTCTGGATCCTCTCCTCGTCGTCTTGGGAGTGAGCGTGTGTGAATTTTAGCGCGGAGAGAGTGCGGGTAAATTATGTCCGTTCGTGGGTAATACGGTAATTTTGAGACAGGAAGAACGAGTCCAATTGTatcccccacccccacccacaAGCCGAAAGCAACAACGCGCGTCCCTTCTCCCTTACGCCGTAACCACCCAATTGGCTTCCCTCCACGTCAACGCTACTGGCCCCCACACTCCAGTGGAAACCCTAGATGCACCCCCAAACTCACACACCCTCCATATCCAATGCCTCTGTAACTCGACACGTGCACCAACCTCCACATCCTAGCCGTCCATGCCAGGTCACACTGTTAGTCCCTCGGGCGGCAAGGAAACCCGCGTCAGCCCTCGGATAAGAAAACGAAACCTAATCTACGGTCCACAAACTGCCCGAGACTTTCCCGGTCAGATCTCATCGCCTTTAAGAACCGGCCATAGCCCCCTCTCCTTACTCGCTCAGATTTAGGGttcaaaatcccaaaccctACCCTTCacgttttctctcttttcttccctaTTTTTCTGCAataatttcatttctttctttgcaTCAGCGCGTGGGGATTCTCTAAGAGGCGCGTGAGAATCACGACCCCTCCGATTCATGGTTTCGTCCTCGCCGGCATTGAGAAGTTGGAATTCCGTGCGTCCATGGCGTCCGCCGTCTTAGCCAGAACCACCACCAACGGAGCAGGAGCTAGAGCAGGAGGATTCATGGGCAAAGTCCCTTTctcaaaccctaaccctaaccctaattttaCCACCAAAAAACGACATCAAAAACAACAACGCGATGCACATAACGCCGGCGAATTCGTCGTTGATGAATCCCCGGCCGTGACCCAATCGGCCGCGTCCGACGACGCGTCGTCGATCAACCACCGAAGACCCAGCACCACCACCAGCGAATTCAACCAGCGCCAATACTTGAGCTTCAACGTCGCGTCGTATTCGAAGAAACAGCTGGTCGAGCTCAAGGCCCGCTTCGCCGCCGAGCTCGACCAGATTCGTCATCTCAGACACCGCCTCGAATCCCACGCGACAGCCAATAACAACCACGCGCCACCGCATTCCAAGAAATCTAAGAAAATATCGGGCAAGAAGCGGCCCTTGCCCGAGAACCCGAAGAATCTGACTCATACGAACCCGAATTCGAACTCCAACATGAACATGAACTCGGCGTCGATGAAGGCGTGCAAGGAGATACTGACGAAGCTTCGGAAGCACAAGAACGGGTGGTTTAACGAGCCGGTGGACGTGGTGGGCATGGGGCTTCACGACTACTACGACATAGTCAAACAGCCCATGGATTTGGGTACCGTCAAATCCAGGCTCGCTAGGAATCTCTACCAATCTACGTCTGATTTCGCCGCCGATGTCAGGCTCACCTTCACCAACGCCTTGAAATACAACCCTAAGGGCCATCTCGTCTACGCCATGGCCGAGCAGCTCCTCGCCCGATTCGAGGACCTCTTCCGCCCCCTTGGCGAAAGGATCGAGCGcccagaagaagaaaagaggattTTTGATGCGGCGGCGGAGGAAGATTTGCAGGCCAGCGATAACGACAATTCAATGCGAATTGTTTCCGAGAAATCGGAGCGGGTGGTGGAAGATAGGGTTTCTGATCATTCGGATCAGTTTCGTGGGGTTCAAGGGCCCTCGTCGAATCCGGTTAGGGCGCATTCGCCAGTGAAGTCAGCGCCGGTGAAGACCACGAAGCTTCCGAAGCCGAAGGCAAAGGACCCGAACAAGAGGGAGATGAGCCTAGAGGAGAAGCACAAGCTGGGGATTGGGCTGCAGAGCTTGCCTCCGGAGAAGATGGAGCAGGTGGTGCAGATCATAAGAAAGAGGAACGGGCATTTGAAGCAGGACGGGGATGAGATCGAGCTCGATATAGAGGCCGTTGACACCGAGACCCTTTGGGAGCTCGACCGCCTCGTCACCAATTGGAAGAAGATGGTCAGCAAGATCAAGCGCCAAGCTCTCATGGGCAACAACATCACCAGAAACAATGGGGTACAAATCTTTAattcactcaaaaaaaaaaggggcatttgtttaatttttgatccaattttgttttgggtgtTTTTATCTGACTTTGCTCGGTTGCGATAATCGTTGTGTGTGGACAGGAGTTGCCTATGGTTGAAGCTGTGGCGAGCGAGGCAAAGAAGCCGAAGAAAGGGGAGGCAGGGGAGGAGGATGTGGACATTGGGGACGAGATGCCGATGAGCAATTTTCCGCCGGTGGAGATCGAGAAAGATGTTGGGGGTCATGGGAGTAGTAGTTCCAGCAGCTCAAGCAGTTCAGACAGTGATTCCTCCTCATCAAGTGGTATAATAAACCCAAGTCTCGTTTCTTCGTGGTGggtttgaaaattaatttgtttgcaGAAATGGGTTGATAGTGAGGTTTGTTGCAGATTCGGATTCAGGGAGTTCTTCCGGGAGTGAATCGGATGCCGATAATGCGCAGTCTTGAGGAGGCATGTTCTTGAGTTGATGAAGAAGGGCTTTTCCAAGAGAGCACAGCACCCCAAGTGTAGAGCTGGCATTAGAAATGCCTTTCCATGATGTGGTATAACTTTGAGCTTAAATTGCCTCCATTTCCAATTTCCTTGAGAGTTTGTGTTTGTACTGAATTCATGAAAACTCTTTTGGTACAGGGGATGTTTGTGTGGACTTTGTGAGTGTTTCTCCCCCTTTTGGAGGAATTTGATGAAATTGGAAGTGGGCATTTTGGCTGTTGTAGCTGGGGAGAGAAAATGTAGGTCAGATTGTAGAGAAATGTAGAGTTAAAAAGGAAAGAGTAGAAGAGTTTAGAGGGATTCACAGATACTCATTGTACATACATTAACCGCATTATTTATACAATGATTTTTCAGAAGCATTTCTGGTTCGATTGTCAATATTAATGTTGGATGTGTGATTCTTTTAAGCGCGGCACAAGGTGTGTCAGATTCCAGGAAATATATAAGCAGTTGCCGCCAGGCCTTGGATTCTACAAAAAGGAATAATGCTTCAAAAGTCTCGTCCCATGTGCTTCTTCTCAGTATCTGGAGAATTCGTTCAACAACTGTGCGAACGTGGggtttggaaaagaaaagaaaaagggtattgGCAAATGGCGACGACTGTTCCCCAGGAGGGTCCAACTAACTATGTATACTGGAAATAATGGAGTTTACTTTGACTGAAAAACAACACGTTCAAAGTGTATATTGGGATTTGGTACGTCTTGATGGGGATGGCATCTCAAAAGTCTCTATctcccttcctctctctctctctctctctctctcacaagcAAAGAACAGGACTCGGGATGTCAAAAGAACAGAGCAAATAGGTATTATATAACGACCAAGAGAGAAGCACAAATGTTACTGTTTATATTCCCCAACATGTGCAAACAAACATCCGGGTACTATCGCAAGTGGACCCAACAATGTGTTCTTGCACTTGAGTTTACTTGCACAATCGCAACAAACAAAAGAGATTGATTGATGAGAAAATGCCTTGGTCGCTGGCTCTTGTATAATTTTCTATATTCAATATAGCAGTATTTTGTTGACCCATTTCAAAACTTCCTTCTCTACACTTTCGTCAACCTCATTTTACAATGACATCGTAACAGACAATGGCTAATTGGCATAAAGACATGaacaaatacattttttttttcttctcttttcagTACGAACACTATTGATGAGCACAAGATAATGATTAGTAGAATCTGTTAAAGATAGTAGAAAGAAGAAACCTAGTTGAGAAGTAAAGTCATATGATTACCACAAAGTTGATAGCTTATGTCCCAAGGATTCTTTAATAACAAATAAAGCCAAATAAGCcgtaattgaaaattttcccGACTATGATCAAACTCTTCCTATATTGTgacaaacaaaatcaatagaCATGTAgacaaaacttcaaaatttcacGGAGAAAACTGAAACCTTCCAGGTTACAGGAGCTTAACTCAGAGCAAGCCCAGAAGTGACCATAAGAGTCCTGCAACAAGGTTCTTGTGAAATTCATCTGAAAAGTAGTAAAATGTGGTTGCTGTTTGAACTTTTACTGCTTTTTCAGCACTTGATAGGGAGACTGAGAATCTTCTCAGCAATGTATTGTTGACACAAATATCCCTTAAATTAATCCTTTTCACTCAAATCTTTTCTTGTGTTGCTACCTCTCCAGTTTCTTCAAAGTAACAAAATTCTCACCAAGCTGAGATTCACAAGCGGCATGAGCACCAGGGTCCAAAGATTTAAGGAAAGACCTGGTTAAGTTAAGGGTCGGTACAATCTGAAAGACCCTGCCACAAAACTTTCGCACTTCAGCACGCCTCGACTGCTTTTCCGGCATGTTTGTTACCAACTCCTTTATCAGATGACTGAGTTTATGCAGATGGCTTTTCACAATTTTCTTTAACACATCTTGCCCACTTTCATCAGTGGAAACCAGAGATTTCAATATCTCAGCAACCAAATCTAGTGCTTCCACTCGGCGAAACTCTGACTTAGTGCTGCAACATTTCTCCAAAAGGAATTCGAAGAGATGATGCCCAATCCATGGCCTTCTTCgaaatatttctttcaaaaattctgatttgatttgagacTTCTTACTATCAAAGTGTCCCACCAAAACGGCCCggaaaatatcaaaaacccTCTGCAGTTTAGACTCTGAAAATTTTCCTGCATCAATGATCTTCAGAATCCAGAAGGTTGAACTTTGAGCAAAAGAAGTAACCATTTTGTGTCGGTTCCGGGAGGCTGACTGCTTCTTCTTAGATGGGTTAACAACAGATTTCTTCCTCTTGAATGGTTTTGAAGCCAACTTCAAGTTCTTTTCTAACAAAGATTCAAGAGTAGATAGCTGCACAGCTTCGCCCTTTGGATAGTCTTttgctttgagtatcttcttctGTAAAATTCCCCATATACGCTGCCCAAGCTGTTCAGAACCTTCCGCAATATGTGGGTTAACAAATGCTTGAGCCAGGTTTGAATACACCGTTAGGACTTGTGGGTTACCTGTGAAATAAAGACAAACCACAGCCACAATTCAGAATGCAATATAGATCATATATATCAATCATTTCTTAAGTAATGATAATTGTAATGAAAGCTCATTCATGATCAAAGGCAGATATGGGGCAATTTCACCAAAACTGCAGGTGAAGGAAACCCCAGGTTTACATGCAAATCTTTAGCTCCGATGAAAACAAAAAGTGATCATAACTCCAATACTTTTTATTGCTACATCCTTCTTGCCTACTGATCCAAAATAACAGCAGATTTTGTCCTCCAGGACATTATTGGGATTCAAATCCTTTTAATCAAAATTGAAGTAGGCTATTTATGTATATCAGCTAATACTTATACGTGCAACTCAAACTTGCCTGGATTTTCGTGCAGGTAAATTTCCAGCAATGAAAGCACACGAAGTTTGAACAAAACAAGCTGCGAATGAGCATTTCCACCCTCAGCCTGATTCTTTCGCTCTTTGAAAATCTGTGCTAGATAAGTATCCATCCGAAACATTTCATCATCATCCATTCCTCCATCAGACTCATCAGAAGCTTCAGGAGCTTCTTTGCCAACTTTACCAAACATAGTGTTGTCATCAGATCCTCCATTAGAATCATCAGAGATTGCATCATCATCACTTTCTCCATCAAAATCATTGGATTCTTCAGGAACTCTTTCGCCAACTTCCCCAGCACCAACTATAGCCTCAGAATCATCTGTCTGCTCATCACTCTCACCTGTTTTACCTGTCTTAGCTTCATCaatttcatcatcttcttcaataCCAATAAAGTTTTCATCATCACTATCATCATCTTCACTCTTTGCATCCTGATGTCTAGCTGGTTTGAAAGTTTTCTTAATGACCCGCAACATTCGTAGCAGCCCATCGTCCGTTGTATCGGCACAGAAGTATCTAAAAACCTACAAACAGAAATAGATACCAAATAAATAATCACAAGAGCATTTTTCAGAAACCCTATCACAACCACCATGTTTGGTTCATCCCTAGAGGAAGGAAAAGCATAGGAAATTTCTAAAATTCCCTTCTTTCCAGTGTTTGCTTTCTCAACAGAGAAAATAATGGAAAGTGTGGAGAAAATGACAGCAATTTCCAATTGGACCACCAAAAACAGGTGAGATCTGGAGCAAATGTTACATATAAGAAAGACAAAGTAGtaaatcttttttccttttattttcacGCCACTTTCATGCCACAATACACATGCAATACGTttttagaaaaggaaaaaagaaaataagacacacacacacatatatatacaagataTAGACACAGACATACTAATAAAACAAACCATCTACTAGTTTTCAATCtccattttttgtgtttatatatatatatatatataaccagtgcctcaatttaatttttgagaCAAGGGTACACATTTTAAGGAAAAGGTCAAAAGTGTAATTTAATTATAACGTATACTTTAGTTCTAAGGGATATGCAGATGAGGATTGAGGTCATAACCAGAAACTAAACATGTCGTTATCTCACACACACCTGCTCAATAGAAGTCCGCATAGGAGTTGATGACTGCGGCAACAATGACAGCAATGTATCCACAAGAACATCCATCAACTCAGGCGTTACTTCACCATCCATCTCGTCTTCTCCAAAGGATGGAAGAAGGTCAGAAGCAGCAAAAGCTTTCTTACAACAGATAATAAGTTCAGAGGCAGCTTCTGAGAATTCC
This window encodes:
- the LOC132177821 gene encoding transcription factor GTE7-like, encoding MASAVLARTTTNGAGARAGGFMGKVPFSNPNPNPNFTTKKRHQKQQRDAHNAGEFVVDESPAVTQSAASDDASSINHRRPSTTTSEFNQRQYLSFNVASYSKKQLVELKARFAAELDQIRHLRHRLESHATANNNHAPPHSKKSKKISGKKRPLPENPKNLTHTNPNSNSNMNMNSASMKACKEILTKLRKHKNGWFNEPVDVVGMGLHDYYDIVKQPMDLGTVKSRLARNLYQSTSDFAADVRLTFTNALKYNPKGHLVYAMAEQLLARFEDLFRPLGERIERPEEEKRIFDAAAEEDLQASDNDNSMRIVSEKSERVVEDRVSDHSDQFRGVQGPSSNPVRAHSPVKSAPVKTTKLPKPKAKDPNKREMSLEEKHKLGIGLQSLPPEKMEQVVQIIRKRNGHLKQDGDEIELDIEAVDTETLWELDRLVTNWKKMVSKIKRQALMGNNITRNNGELPMVEAVASEAKKPKKGEAGEEDVDIGDEMPMSNFPPVEIEKDVGGHGSSSSSSSSSSDSDSSSSSDSDSGSSSGSESDADNAQS